Proteins from one Pseudarthrobacter sp. BIM B-2242 genomic window:
- a CDS encoding plasmid pRiA4b ORF-3 family protein, with the protein MMRATDGGPGSMLLRLKVSVVGSEPAIWRLLEVDSSLTLDRVHEVLQAAVGWRDYHLHSFTDTDPYVRLRAVNGIVREPRRWVPLDLMEDSDDDLPETDWTLGQILTPESGPLFYEYDFGDGWIHRLEFSGTLPLPANAPRARLVAGARRAPLEDSGGIGGYYDLLDALADPGHEDHENLHAWAAWTAGPWQKFDPDQLDINAVNHELALMFPAPCANGERSGTESLTQELANRMPPGLRREFRAYLRGAGLDGPATVEAAVAEAMTAPYLWLTRRVGREGLSLTAAGWLPPAVVREAMTELGWARDWIGKANREDQTLPVLQLRESAQRLGLVRKIKGRLVLTSAAKRLLDDPAGLWLFLARSVAHRHRHDSERDAALLLLLEVAAARQTEWGGFLAAVSFGLGALGWSTRTGAELEPNTVQALLVDAQDALLNLGIFDDRFGLKPGTVKPGQAFARAALHS; encoded by the coding sequence ATGATGCGCGCTACAGATGGAGGTCCCGGGTCGATGTTGCTGCGGCTAAAGGTATCGGTCGTGGGCAGCGAGCCAGCCATCTGGCGGCTCCTCGAGGTCGATTCTTCCCTGACCCTGGACAGAGTCCACGAGGTCCTGCAAGCGGCCGTGGGCTGGCGGGATTATCACCTGCATTCCTTCACGGACACCGACCCCTATGTTCGTCTGCGCGCCGTCAACGGGATCGTGCGCGAGCCCCGGCGCTGGGTCCCTCTGGACCTGATGGAAGACTCTGACGACGACCTGCCCGAGACGGACTGGACCCTGGGCCAGATCCTCACCCCTGAATCCGGTCCCCTGTTCTATGAATATGACTTCGGAGACGGCTGGATCCACCGCCTTGAATTCAGCGGAACCCTCCCCCTGCCTGCCAACGCCCCAAGGGCGCGGCTCGTAGCGGGCGCACGGCGGGCGCCGCTGGAAGATTCCGGTGGCATCGGCGGCTATTACGACCTGCTCGACGCCCTCGCGGACCCCGGCCACGAAGACCACGAGAACCTTCACGCCTGGGCGGCCTGGACAGCCGGGCCCTGGCAGAAATTCGACCCGGACCAGCTCGATATCAATGCCGTGAATCATGAACTGGCCCTGATGTTCCCTGCTCCGTGTGCGAACGGAGAGCGCTCCGGAACCGAGTCACTGACCCAGGAACTCGCGAACCGGATGCCTCCCGGACTACGGCGTGAATTCCGTGCGTACCTGCGCGGCGCCGGCCTCGATGGCCCCGCAACGGTCGAAGCAGCCGTCGCCGAGGCGATGACTGCCCCGTATCTCTGGCTCACCCGCCGCGTCGGGCGCGAGGGTCTGTCCCTCACCGCTGCCGGCTGGCTGCCGCCGGCCGTGGTCCGGGAGGCAATGACCGAGCTCGGGTGGGCTAGGGACTGGATCGGCAAAGCCAACCGCGAGGACCAGACCCTGCCCGTTCTTCAGCTGCGCGAAAGCGCTCAACGACTCGGTCTGGTCCGCAAAATTAAAGGCAGACTTGTCCTCACATCCGCCGCCAAGCGGCTGCTCGATGATCCTGCAGGTCTTTGGCTTTTTCTGGCCCGCTCCGTCGCCCACCGACACCGTCATGACTCCGAGCGTGACGCGGCGCTGTTACTACTCCTTGAGGTCGCCGCGGCCAGACAAACCGAATGGGGTGGCTTCCTTGCAGCCGTCTCCTTCGGTCTCGGCGCACTCGGCTGGAGCACCCGAACCGGAGCCGAACTCGAACCGAACACCGTCCAAGCACTGCTCGTCGACGCACAAGACGCCCTGCTGAACCTCGGCATCTTCGACGACCGCTTCGGGCTCAAACCCGGCACCGTCAAGCCGGGGCAAGCCTTCGCCCGCGCAGCACTTCACTCATAA
- a CDS encoding type II toxin-antitoxin system Phd/YefM family antitoxin has protein sequence MRTVPLSEAKDKLSALVEEADRTHEIIQITRHGHPSAVLMSADDLESLQETIHWLSRPGIREDLDQAQRDIAEGNTTSGADLRREFGLPPR, from the coding sequence ATGAGAACCGTACCGCTCAGCGAAGCCAAGGACAAACTCTCGGCCCTCGTGGAGGAAGCCGACAGGACCCACGAGATCATTCAGATCACGCGGCACGGGCACCCGTCAGCGGTGCTGATGTCCGCGGATGACCTGGAATCCTTGCAGGAAACGATCCACTGGCTGTCCCGGCCGGGCATCCGCGAAGACCTGGACCAGGCGCAGCGCGACATCGCCGAAGGCAACACGACCAGCGGTGCTGATCTGCGCCGCGAATTCGGACTGCCGCCGCGGTGA
- a CDS encoding type II toxin-antitoxin system RelE/ParE family toxin — protein MTGTEPGDTGAWKVEVTSPALKGFRRLPEKAAAAIVEFVTGPLADNPRRLSKPLTNELLGLHTARRGDYRVLFTLDVEDHILYVHRIEHRSDVYKPR, from the coding sequence GTGACCGGCACAGAACCCGGTGATACGGGGGCGTGGAAGGTCGAAGTCACGAGTCCGGCACTGAAGGGTTTCCGCCGGCTCCCCGAGAAGGCGGCAGCAGCGATAGTTGAATTCGTCACCGGCCCGCTGGCCGATAATCCCCGGCGGCTGAGCAAACCCCTCACGAATGAACTGCTCGGCCTGCACACGGCACGGCGCGGCGACTATCGCGTGCTGTTCACTCTCGACGTTGAAGACCACATCCTGTACGTCCACCGCATCGAACACCGATCCGACGTCTACAAGCCGCGTTAG
- a CDS encoding ABC transporter substrate-binding protein, whose translation MPSLTRRQLLSAGLSASALALLTGCATPGTVSVNAAPAIPAAGTGEKVTLTYWSWLKNVQKVADIWNESHPNVQVETVWIPSGNRGGYAKLYAALAAGGGPDLAQVEMRTVPEFMLVNGLVDLSRYGAREYAHRYDPALWSQVSFSGGVYGIPQDSGPMATFYRPDVLAKVGAAAPSTWEEWAAVGKELRGANAYIDCFSLADTSYFVSFAAQAGARWLRSAEDGWIINMTDDSTLNVARFFDRAIDAGIVTTAYGPFTPGWYAAAAKGELASLTSGSWADALVQSVSGGAGKWRVAPMPIWDSRGYGSSYLGGSTAAVLANSKHPREALEFAVWMTSTQAGIDAEITNSGIGWSPAPGIIGAKREKPSDFFGGQNYNQDVMVPASKSQNMDWSWWPVTTQSFNILGDGFRRKASGTSLVDTVVAAEQQIMTAFRNKGLTIRKEQA comes from the coding sequence ATGCCATCTCTGACACGACGACAACTCCTTTCCGCTGGACTCAGCGCCTCCGCCTTGGCCCTTCTCACCGGGTGCGCCACTCCGGGCACTGTTTCCGTCAATGCCGCACCTGCCATCCCTGCGGCCGGGACCGGTGAGAAGGTGACACTCACGTACTGGTCCTGGCTCAAGAATGTTCAGAAGGTCGCCGATATCTGGAACGAGAGCCACCCGAACGTCCAGGTTGAAACGGTCTGGATCCCCAGCGGCAACCGTGGCGGGTACGCCAAGCTTTACGCCGCGCTAGCGGCGGGCGGTGGCCCTGACCTCGCACAGGTTGAAATGCGTACCGTCCCTGAGTTCATGCTCGTCAACGGGCTCGTGGATCTCTCTCGCTACGGTGCCCGTGAATACGCGCACCGTTATGACCCCGCACTTTGGAGCCAAGTGAGCTTCTCCGGGGGCGTCTACGGCATCCCCCAGGACTCGGGGCCGATGGCCACGTTCTACCGCCCCGACGTCCTGGCCAAAGTAGGCGCGGCGGCACCGTCGACTTGGGAGGAGTGGGCAGCCGTCGGGAAGGAGCTCCGCGGTGCCAACGCCTACATCGACTGCTTCTCTCTCGCGGACACCTCCTACTTCGTCTCTTTCGCCGCACAGGCTGGGGCTCGCTGGCTGCGCTCGGCCGAGGACGGATGGATCATCAACATGACCGACGATTCAACGCTGAACGTCGCGCGGTTCTTTGACCGGGCGATCGACGCCGGGATTGTTACTACCGCCTACGGGCCCTTCACCCCCGGCTGGTACGCGGCGGCTGCGAAGGGGGAGCTCGCCTCGCTCACGAGCGGCAGCTGGGCGGATGCCCTTGTGCAGAGTGTCAGCGGCGGAGCGGGCAAGTGGCGCGTGGCGCCCATGCCCATTTGGGACTCCAGAGGGTATGGCTCGAGCTACCTCGGCGGGTCCACCGCGGCGGTCCTGGCTAACAGCAAGCACCCCCGCGAGGCCCTCGAATTCGCTGTCTGGATGACGTCCACGCAGGCCGGCATCGACGCCGAGATCACTAACAGTGGCATCGGATGGTCGCCCGCGCCGGGCATCATCGGGGCAAAGCGCGAAAAGCCCTCCGACTTTTTCGGGGGGCAGAACTACAACCAGGACGTGATGGTGCCGGCGAGTAAGTCGCAGAACATGGACTGGTCTTGGTGGCCGGTCACCACGCAGTCTTTCAACATCCTAGGCGACGGGTTCCGCCGCAAGGCATCGGGCACGAGCCTTGTCGACACCGTAGTAGCCGCCGAGCAACAGATCATGACGGCCTTCAGGAACAAGGGTCTGACAATCAGGAAGGAGCAGGCATGA
- a CDS encoding carbohydrate ABC transporter permease → MSATAETAHPSAPQRDRHGRARQQRRTVTRAPWILLAPFLALFALTFIFPIIAAVGSSFTKVTRSGLFGETGVHSGFAGFENYARALGDGSFLASIGRVLLFGVVQVPVMIALCTVLALLLESASAKWPGFFRAAFFMPYGVPGVIATILWSFLYVPGLSPLVDAAKSVGITVNFLGPDTVLWSIANIVTWSYTGYNMLIVIAQLKAIPNEVYEAARVDGAGPFRVAWTIQLPLIRPALVLTTVFSIIGTLQLFAEAQVLQTVAPAVDSQYTPNLSAYTTAFAYNDYNVAAAQAVLIALAAFILSFTFLRFTNRKSS, encoded by the coding sequence ATGAGCGCCACCGCAGAAACCGCACATCCGTCAGCACCCCAGCGGGATAGGCACGGACGGGCAAGGCAGCAGCGCCGCACCGTCACCCGCGCACCCTGGATCCTGCTTGCGCCCTTCCTGGCGCTCTTCGCCCTCACCTTCATCTTCCCGATCATCGCTGCAGTCGGTTCGAGCTTCACGAAAGTTACCCGCAGCGGCCTCTTCGGCGAGACGGGCGTCCACTCCGGATTTGCGGGGTTCGAGAACTATGCCCGCGCCCTCGGGGACGGAAGCTTCCTCGCCTCAATCGGCCGCGTGCTGCTCTTCGGCGTGGTCCAGGTTCCTGTCATGATCGCCCTCTGTACAGTTCTCGCGCTCCTGCTGGAGTCGGCCTCGGCTAAGTGGCCCGGGTTCTTCCGCGCGGCTTTCTTCATGCCGTATGGCGTGCCGGGCGTCATCGCGACCATTCTCTGGTCTTTTCTCTACGTCCCAGGCCTGAGCCCGCTCGTGGACGCTGCCAAGTCTGTGGGTATCACCGTGAACTTCCTTGGCCCGGATACCGTGCTGTGGTCCATCGCCAACATCGTTACGTGGAGCTACACGGGCTACAACATGCTGATCGTCATAGCCCAGCTCAAGGCAATCCCTAACGAGGTTTATGAAGCTGCGCGTGTGGACGGTGCCGGACCTTTCCGTGTCGCGTGGACCATTCAGCTGCCGCTTATCCGGCCCGCCCTCGTGCTCACCACGGTGTTCTCGATCATCGGCACGCTTCAGCTGTTCGCCGAGGCACAAGTCCTCCAGACTGTTGCGCCGGCCGTCGACAGCCAGTACACCCCGAACCTGTCCGCCTACACCACTGCCTTTGCGTACAACGACTACAACGTCGCCGCCGCCCAGGCCGTGCTCATCGCCCTCGCGGCCTTCATCCTCTCCTTCACCTTCCTCCGGTTCACGAACAGGAAGTCCTCATGA
- a CDS encoding carbohydrate ABC transporter permease translates to MTATPTISRPQSVAGEPPVTRRRRPGSTTILVTGLLVVAALYFLVPVYWVVVAATKTSGDLFATNGFLFAPNFVLWDNLANVLSYGDGVFVRWFLNSILYAGVGALAATYFAAAGGYALAKYNFRGNSLIFGLVLGGVLVPGTATALPLFLFFSQLGIANTYWSVLLPSLVSPFGLFLCRVYAQATVDPALLEAARIDGAGELRIFHSVGLRVLTPALVTVFLFQLVGIWNNYFLPLVMLSDSKLFPITVGLNNWLSQADRLPEFYQLTTGGVLLSVIPLAIAMIVLQRFWRGGLTEGAVK, encoded by the coding sequence ATGACAGCCACTCCTACCATTAGCCGGCCCCAGAGCGTCGCAGGGGAGCCGCCTGTGACCCGTCGCCGGCGCCCCGGCTCAACAACGATTCTCGTGACGGGGCTGCTTGTCGTCGCCGCGCTCTACTTCCTGGTTCCCGTTTATTGGGTCGTGGTCGCGGCGACAAAGACCAGCGGTGACTTGTTCGCGACCAACGGGTTCCTGTTCGCCCCTAATTTCGTCCTGTGGGACAACCTGGCGAACGTCCTCTCCTACGGGGACGGCGTCTTCGTGCGCTGGTTCCTCAACTCGATCCTGTATGCAGGGGTTGGCGCACTGGCCGCGACTTACTTCGCCGCTGCTGGCGGCTACGCCCTGGCCAAGTACAACTTCCGGGGTAACAGTCTCATCTTCGGGCTCGTCCTTGGCGGCGTGCTCGTTCCCGGCACCGCCACGGCCCTGCCCCTGTTTCTGTTCTTCAGCCAGCTCGGTATCGCCAACACGTACTGGAGCGTGCTGTTGCCCTCCCTCGTTTCGCCGTTCGGCCTGTTTCTGTGCCGGGTTTATGCGCAGGCGACTGTGGATCCGGCGCTGCTGGAGGCTGCGCGAATCGACGGTGCCGGCGAGCTGCGTATCTTCCATTCCGTGGGGCTGCGGGTTCTCACTCCGGCCCTGGTGACGGTGTTTTTGTTCCAGCTTGTGGGGATCTGGAATAACTACTTCCTGCCGCTCGTGATGCTCTCCGACTCGAAGCTTTTCCCCATCACGGTAGGTCTGAACAACTGGCTTAGTCAGGCCGACCGGCTCCCGGAGTTCTACCAGCTGACCACCGGCGGGGTACTGCTGTCTGTCATCCCGCTCGCCATCGCCATGATCGTCCTTCAGCGTTTCTGGCGCGGAGGCCTTACAGAAGGAGCCGTCAAATGA
- a CDS encoding glycoside hydrolase family 2 TIM barrel-domain containing protein, protein MSPRPAEATASTAYVTDPGPGEGRRVPARSWLRTDAPSLSLDGHWRFRLLNGVPGTLGGRGVLPPGEAAEAMAAAEYDDTTWASLTVPSHWVLQGDGSYGRPIYTNVQFPFPIDPPFVPDENPTGDYRRTFELPDGWKANGKGGESRVALRFDGVESRYKVWVNGTEIGWGTGSRLAQEFDVTDAVSTGTNTIAVRVHQWSASSYLEDQDQWWLPGIFRSVTLLSRPADGIEDVWLRTGYNDGAGTLEPEVKAPASSYPVRLRVPELGIDVEWATPGDVAPVPVSVVEPWTAETPRLYDATVASKAETVSLRIGFRTVEIVGDQFLVNGRKVVFHGVNRHETHPTHGRVFDEDFAREDLALMKRSNVNAIRTSHYPPHPRLLELADEMGFWVILECDLETHGFERHGWARNPSDEPMWREAFLDRIERTVERDKNRPSIVMWSLGNESGTGQNLAAMSAWVHARDAGRPVHYENDYAGAYTDVYSRMYATLPEVETIGRDGDTTPLLGCSPAEGARQRTKPFVLCEYVHAMGNGPGNISLYEDLVAKYPRLHGGFVWEWRDHGIAARTADGTEYFAYGGDFGEEIHDGNFVLDGLVLSDSTPSPGLYEFKTVVAPVGLTFEGLEPGGKPFIRVANLRHNADLGDLVFRWRLEDDGEPVASGELAVDGLDGGPLAPGASAAVPLPVSAEGCMGEVWVTVEAVLAQDAGWAPSGHEVASAQGRLAPPAKRPLPFAAGLPGGAWRQGEGAGLLELGPAVFDEGRLVTLAGLPVDGPRLELFRAPTDNDRGESRGGYIDTDPWAPDADGIPGVGTPGPSSAARWHAAGLNRLHGRVEAVEVLDERALRVRTRYAAADQVRTVTVEEQWILDPEGLWLRVDILPSSDWDGVWPRAGVRFGLPTDVDAASWFGLGPHESYPDSLEAAHVGRYAAGIDQLAVPYARPQETGHRGGLRSLDLLRGSKPWVQFDAFPDARGRLPGFTLSRNTAQELAAATHPHELPPATRSWLYLDAAQHGLGTRSCGPDVWPESALAPEARTLTFRLAAPK, encoded by the coding sequence ATGAGCCCGCGCCCCGCGGAGGCAACAGCCTCCACCGCCTATGTCACCGACCCGGGCCCGGGAGAAGGACGGCGAGTACCGGCCCGTTCCTGGCTTCGCACCGACGCCCCGTCCCTGTCCCTCGACGGGCACTGGCGATTCCGACTCCTCAACGGAGTCCCCGGAACACTCGGCGGGCGCGGGGTACTGCCCCCGGGGGAGGCCGCGGAGGCGATGGCCGCTGCGGAGTACGACGACACTACGTGGGCGTCGCTCACCGTGCCCTCCCATTGGGTGCTGCAGGGCGACGGATCGTACGGCCGCCCGATCTACACGAACGTGCAGTTCCCCTTCCCGATCGACCCGCCGTTCGTCCCCGACGAAAACCCCACCGGAGACTATCGCCGTACGTTTGAGCTCCCCGACGGCTGGAAAGCCAACGGCAAAGGCGGCGAGAGCCGCGTCGCCCTGCGCTTCGACGGGGTCGAATCCCGGTACAAGGTATGGGTCAACGGCACAGAAATCGGATGGGGCACCGGAAGTCGCCTCGCCCAGGAGTTCGACGTCACCGACGCTGTCAGCACAGGTACCAACACCATCGCAGTCCGCGTCCATCAATGGTCCGCTTCCAGCTACCTCGAAGACCAAGACCAATGGTGGCTGCCGGGAATTTTCCGATCGGTGACTCTCCTCTCCCGCCCGGCCGACGGCATCGAGGACGTCTGGCTCCGGACCGGCTACAACGACGGGGCGGGGACCCTAGAGCCGGAAGTGAAAGCGCCGGCATCGTCGTACCCTGTTCGCCTCCGCGTACCCGAGCTCGGCATCGATGTCGAGTGGGCCACTCCCGGTGATGTTGCACCGGTACCTGTTTCTGTCGTCGAGCCCTGGACCGCCGAAACCCCGCGGCTCTACGATGCGACCGTGGCCAGCAAGGCCGAGACGGTTTCACTGCGGATCGGCTTCCGCACGGTAGAAATTGTCGGAGACCAGTTCCTGGTCAACGGCCGCAAAGTCGTGTTCCACGGTGTCAATCGCCACGAGACCCACCCCACGCACGGCCGCGTCTTCGACGAGGACTTCGCCCGCGAGGACCTCGCGCTCATGAAGCGCTCCAACGTCAACGCAATCCGTACCAGCCACTACCCGCCCCACCCGCGACTGCTCGAACTCGCGGACGAGATGGGCTTCTGGGTAATCCTCGAGTGCGACCTCGAGACGCATGGGTTCGAGCGGCACGGCTGGGCCCGGAACCCGAGCGACGAGCCGATGTGGCGCGAGGCGTTCCTTGACCGGATCGAACGGACCGTGGAGCGGGACAAGAACCGGCCCTCGATCGTCATGTGGTCCCTCGGCAACGAGTCCGGCACAGGACAAAATCTCGCCGCTATGTCCGCGTGGGTGCATGCACGGGATGCGGGCCGACCGGTCCACTACGAAAACGACTACGCCGGCGCGTACACCGACGTGTACTCCCGCATGTACGCGACGCTGCCCGAGGTGGAGACGATCGGACGCGACGGCGATACCACACCGCTGCTGGGCTGCTCCCCTGCTGAGGGGGCGCGGCAGCGGACCAAGCCGTTTGTTCTGTGCGAGTACGTCCACGCAATGGGCAACGGGCCCGGGAACATCTCGCTGTACGAGGACCTCGTCGCCAAATACCCGCGGCTGCACGGCGGGTTCGTGTGGGAGTGGCGCGACCACGGTATCGCCGCCCGCACTGCGGACGGCACCGAATACTTCGCCTACGGCGGTGACTTCGGCGAGGAAATCCATGACGGCAACTTCGTCCTCGACGGCCTCGTCCTCTCCGACTCGACACCCTCGCCGGGATTGTACGAGTTCAAGACCGTCGTGGCGCCCGTGGGACTTACCTTTGAAGGGCTCGAGCCGGGCGGCAAGCCCTTTATACGGGTGGCAAACCTGCGACACAACGCGGATCTGGGAGACCTGGTCTTTCGCTGGCGCCTTGAGGACGACGGCGAACCGGTCGCCTCCGGTGAGCTCGCCGTCGATGGGCTCGACGGTGGTCCTCTCGCCCCTGGCGCCTCGGCCGCAGTCCCCCTTCCAGTGTCCGCCGAAGGATGCATGGGAGAGGTATGGGTGACCGTCGAGGCGGTCCTCGCGCAGGATGCCGGGTGGGCGCCTTCCGGGCACGAAGTCGCCTCAGCGCAGGGCCGTCTCGCGCCGCCCGCAAAGCGCCCGCTGCCGTTCGCTGCCGGGCTCCCGGGCGGAGCTTGGCGGCAGGGAGAAGGCGCTGGGCTCCTGGAGCTCGGGCCGGCAGTCTTCGATGAAGGGCGGCTCGTTACACTCGCCGGCCTCCCTGTGGATGGGCCCCGGCTTGAGCTGTTCCGGGCACCCACGGACAATGATCGCGGCGAATCCCGGGGCGGATACATCGACACCGACCCCTGGGCACCAGACGCAGACGGTATCCCGGGCGTAGGAACTCCCGGGCCTTCCTCGGCAGCGCGCTGGCACGCGGCCGGACTGAATCGGCTGCACGGGCGCGTTGAGGCAGTCGAAGTGCTCGATGAACGAGCCCTCCGCGTGCGCACCCGGTACGCCGCGGCGGACCAGGTCCGCACCGTCACCGTCGAGGAGCAATGGATCCTCGATCCCGAAGGTCTGTGGCTGCGGGTGGACATTCTGCCGTCCTCCGATTGGGACGGCGTGTGGCCCCGCGCCGGTGTGCGGTTCGGGCTGCCCACCGACGTGGACGCAGCGTCATGGTTCGGACTGGGCCCGCACGAGTCCTACCCTGACAGCCTCGAAGCCGCGCATGTAGGACGGTACGCAGCCGGGATCGATCAGCTCGCCGTGCCGTACGCGCGCCCGCAGGAGACCGGTCACCGCGGGGGTCTGCGCTCCCTCGACCTGCTCCGGGGCTCAAAACCATGGGTACAGTTCGACGCGTTCCCGGACGCACGGGGCCGCCTGCCGGGCTTCACCCTAAGCCGCAACACGGCCCAGGAATTAGCCGCAGCCACACACCCGCACGAGCTGCCTCCCGCCACGCGTTCATGGCTATACCTCGACGCGGCCCAGCACGGGCTCGGCACCCGCTCGTGCGGCCCGGATGTCTGGCCCGAGTCCGCCTTGGCGCCGGAGGCGCGGACGCTCACCTTCCGCCTGGCGGCCCCCAAATGA
- a CDS encoding aldose 1-epimerase family protein, which yields MSRTSTDTVPISGRQTTLRCGPYTAEIASVGASLRSLRHNARDLILPFSEHQVRPAYRGAVLAPWPNRVIAGRYEFEGVEYQLGINEPSRGHALHGLLAWQDWCPVESDETSAILSTVVQARSGYPFRLDIQVSYQLDLSGLHTTVTATNTGPGSAPYGAAGHPYLVAGEGRIDDWILELPARKVQQVTPDLLIPTGVSDVSEDRHYDFVAPRPIGSTTLDHAFTDLVRDNEGYSTARLTTWDGSGTSMTWGRDCPWVQIHTADLPDSESSRAGLAVEPMTCPPNAFNTRTDLIVLLPGQSHTASWNIEAIPANPTHTRS from the coding sequence ATGTCCAGAACGAGCACCGATACCGTCCCGATCTCAGGTAGACAGACCACGCTGCGCTGCGGCCCCTACACCGCCGAAATAGCCAGCGTCGGCGCATCGTTACGCTCCTTGCGCCACAACGCCAGGGACCTGATTCTCCCCTTTTCGGAACATCAGGTCCGCCCCGCCTACCGCGGCGCAGTCTTGGCGCCTTGGCCCAACAGGGTTATCGCGGGACGGTATGAATTCGAAGGCGTGGAATACCAGCTCGGTATCAACGAACCCAGCCGGGGCCACGCACTTCATGGCCTATTGGCCTGGCAAGACTGGTGCCCCGTGGAATCCGACGAGACCTCGGCTATTCTGTCCACCGTCGTTCAAGCGAGGAGCGGTTACCCCTTCCGTTTGGACATACAGGTGTCCTACCAGCTGGATCTTTCCGGGCTGCACACCACTGTCACAGCCACAAACACCGGCCCCGGCTCAGCACCTTACGGGGCCGCCGGACACCCATACCTGGTCGCCGGCGAGGGCCGGATCGACGACTGGATTCTCGAGCTGCCCGCACGAAAAGTGCAGCAAGTCACCCCAGACCTTCTGATACCTACAGGAGTTAGCGACGTTTCAGAGGACCGACACTACGACTTTGTCGCCCCCCGCCCCATCGGTTCCACAACACTGGACCATGCCTTCACCGATCTCGTACGTGACAACGAAGGTTACTCAACCGCACGCCTGACTACATGGGACGGGTCCGGAACTTCGATGACATGGGGCCGGGACTGTCCCTGGGTTCAGATACACACAGCCGACCTCCCGGATTCAGAGTCCAGCAGAGCCGGCTTGGCAGTAGAACCAATGACCTGTCCGCCTAATGCCTTCAACACCAGGACAGACCTCATAGTCCTCCTCCCGGGGCAAAGTCATACCGCGAGCTGGAACATCGAAGCGATACCAGCCAACCCAACCCACACCCGCTCATGA
- a CDS encoding ATP-dependent 6-phosphofructokinase yields the protein MKIGILTSGGDCPGLNAVIRGAVLKGIATHGHEFVGFLDGWRGLVEGDIIDIPRTMVRGIAKQGGTILGTSRTNPFENGGGPDVIKAHMDRLGIDAIIAIGGEGTLAAAKRLTDAGLKIVGVPKTVDNDLDATDYTFGFDTAVQIATEAIDRLRTTGESHHRCMIAEVMGRHVGWIALHAGMAAGAHAILIPEQKVSIDQVTQWVKEAHHRGRAPLVVIAEGFVPDHMESPHSERGLDTFGRPRLGGIADQLAPELEARTGIETRATILGHIQRGGVPSAFDRVLATRLGMAAIDSVVEGYWGTMVALKGTDIEHVGFEKAVGQLKTVPQKRYDEAAVLFG from the coding sequence ATGAAAATTGGGATCCTAACCAGCGGCGGCGACTGCCCCGGCCTGAACGCGGTCATCCGCGGCGCCGTCCTCAAGGGCATCGCCACCCACGGCCACGAGTTCGTCGGATTCCTCGACGGCTGGCGCGGTTTGGTTGAAGGCGACATCATCGACATCCCCCGCACCATGGTCCGCGGCATCGCCAAACAGGGCGGCACCATCCTGGGCACCTCCCGCACCAACCCCTTCGAAAACGGCGGCGGCCCGGACGTCATCAAGGCCCACATGGACCGCCTGGGCATCGACGCGATCATCGCCATCGGCGGCGAAGGCACCCTGGCCGCGGCCAAACGCCTCACCGACGCCGGACTCAAGATCGTCGGCGTCCCCAAGACCGTGGACAACGACCTCGACGCCACCGACTACACCTTCGGCTTCGACACCGCCGTACAAATCGCCACCGAAGCCATCGACCGTCTCCGGACCACAGGTGAGTCCCACCACCGCTGCATGATCGCCGAGGTCATGGGCCGGCACGTGGGCTGGATCGCCCTGCACGCCGGCATGGCAGCCGGCGCCCACGCCATCCTGATCCCGGAACAAAAAGTCAGCATCGACCAGGTCACCCAGTGGGTGAAGGAAGCCCACCACCGTGGCCGCGCACCCCTGGTCGTCATCGCCGAAGGCTTCGTTCCGGACCACATGGAATCCCCCCACTCTGAGCGCGGCCTGGACACCTTCGGCCGGCCCCGCCTCGGCGGCATCGCGGACCAGCTGGCCCCCGAGCTGGAAGCCCGGACCGGCATTGAAACCAGGGCCACCATCCTGGGCCACATCCAGCGCGGCGGCGTGCCCTCAGCGTTCGACCGGGTGCTGGCCACACGCCTGGGCATGGCCGCCATCGACTCGGTGGTGGAGGGATACTGGGGCACCATGGTGGCTCTCAAAGGCACCGACATCGAGCACGTGGGCTTTGAGAAGGCAGTGGGCCAGCTGAAGACCGTTCCGCAGAAGCGCTACGACGAAGCGGCCGTCCTGTTCGGGTAA
- a CDS encoding phage holin family protein — protein sequence MQNGISGSNMGGGPNNDGQVRNHHEQALARGDKRILFRTVEGRLHSYAKDELGVVTASSHPQVRSAGGFLVMACVFAAVAVFSVFLVAGPTSRGQDPMWSALFLTAAGLAGAVYAVGMARVAARAKRLRAERGIPDQTTRQFD from the coding sequence GTGCAGAACGGCATTTCAGGCAGCAACATGGGCGGCGGCCCCAACAACGACGGCCAAGTCCGCAATCATCACGAACAGGCACTGGCACGTGGTGACAAGAGAATCCTGTTCCGCACCGTGGAAGGTAGGCTTCACAGCTACGCCAAAGATGAGCTCGGAGTGGTCACTGCCAGCTCCCACCCCCAGGTGCGGTCCGCCGGCGGCTTCCTGGTGATGGCTTGCGTCTTCGCTGCCGTGGCAGTCTTCTCTGTCTTTCTGGTGGCCGGACCCACCAGCAGGGGCCAAGATCCCATGTGGAGCGCCTTGTTCCTGACGGCGGCCGGGTTGGCAGGGGCGGTGTACGCCGTGGGGATGGCGAGAGTGGCAGCTAGGGCTAAACGCCTGCGGGCGGAGCGGGGAATCCCCGACCAGACGACCCGCCAGTTCGACTAA